One Gordonia mangrovi genomic region harbors:
- a CDS encoding DUF4245 domain-containing protein: MADKPRILHSSKDMIWSLIPLLIICAFVAIASGNCSVGLTGQASDDQTPEFDVASALQADARDLPFPIRLPDTPDGWKPNSGSTLPVGGTTVSNVGWISDAGAYVQLSQTNAAEDDLVVFLGDGEALGTGTRTEGGREWVTYANGDKKFWITDLGDVRIAVLSRGPDEDMSEIASGVLAKQPLPTS, encoded by the coding sequence TGATCCCGCTGCTGATCATCTGCGCGTTCGTGGCGATCGCGTCCGGGAATTGCTCGGTGGGGTTGACCGGCCAGGCCTCCGACGACCAGACACCCGAGTTCGATGTGGCGAGCGCACTGCAGGCCGACGCGCGCGACCTGCCGTTCCCGATCCGCCTGCCCGACACTCCCGACGGGTGGAAACCGAACTCCGGTTCGACCCTTCCAGTGGGCGGGACGACGGTCAGCAACGTCGGCTGGATCTCCGATGCGGGCGCCTACGTGCAGCTGAGCCAGACGAACGCCGCAGAGGACGACCTCGTGGTGTTCCTCGGCGACGGCGAGGCGCTCGGTACGGGTACCCGCACCGAAGGCGGTCGCGAGTGGGTGACCTACGCGAACGGTGACAAGAAGTTCTGGATCACCGACCTCGGGGATGTGCGCATCGCGGTGCTCTCACGTGGACCCGACGAGGACATGTCCGAGATCGCGAGCGGCGTGCTGGCCAAGCAACCGTTGCCGACGAGCTGA
- a CDS encoding lipid droplet-associated protein: MVRAPYPARIAAGLVVTAIEETRKLPTLVITLPMTAVSQTVQAGMRLQQNIAELAIKGDLALETIFDRPVEEPEWARFDEDEDAGADAEADRTPIESKAAPPKKKPARTAPATQPMKTPVATNPADDGPASSPDTSTGRFALYSAPPEELVGRDGEQSSDSAADAGEVPEIVEYLEYDNLTLAQLRAKLRGVGVDELQTLATYERATKSRAPFVTMIDNRIAAQHSKRQPTT, encoded by the coding sequence ATGGTTCGCGCACCCTACCCGGCCCGCATCGCCGCCGGACTCGTCGTCACCGCGATCGAAGAGACCCGGAAACTACCCACGCTGGTCATCACCCTGCCGATGACGGCGGTGAGCCAGACCGTGCAGGCCGGCATGCGGCTGCAGCAGAACATCGCCGAACTCGCGATCAAGGGTGACCTCGCCCTGGAGACGATCTTCGATCGTCCCGTCGAGGAACCGGAGTGGGCACGATTCGACGAGGACGAAGACGCAGGTGCCGACGCCGAGGCCGACCGCACACCCATCGAGAGCAAGGCCGCCCCGCCGAAGAAGAAACCGGCCCGTACGGCGCCGGCCACACAGCCGATGAAGACGCCGGTCGCGACAAATCCGGCCGACGACGGACCGGCATCCTCGCCGGACACGTCCACCGGTCGCTTCGCCCTCTACAGTGCCCCGCCAGAGGAGCTGGTGGGTCGCGACGGCGAGCAGTCGTCCGACAGCGCGGCAGACGCCGGAGAGGTTCCGGAGATCGTCGAATACCTCGAGTACGACAATCTGACCCTGGCGCAGCTGCGTGCCAAGCTGCGTGGAGTCGGCGTCGACGAACTCCAGACCCTGGCGACCTATGAGCGTGCCACCAAGTCGCGGGCCCCGTTCGTCACGATGATCGACAACCGGATCGCCGCTCAGCACAGCAAGCGGCAACCGACCACGTGA
- a CDS encoding exodeoxyribonuclease VII small subunit, which produces MSPQSSDTPEDLTPVSELGYEAARDELVEVVTTLEHGGLDLDASLALWERGEALAKRCEEHLAGARERIEAALSEGESED; this is translated from the coding sequence ATGAGCCCGCAGAGTTCGGATACGCCGGAGGATCTGACGCCGGTGTCGGAGTTGGGCTACGAGGCGGCCCGCGACGAGCTCGTCGAGGTCGTCACGACTCTCGAACACGGTGGACTCGACCTGGATGCGTCGCTGGCGCTGTGGGAGCGCGGGGAGGCGTTGGCGAAGCGATGCGAAGAGCATCTCGCCGGTGCCCGCGAACGGATCGAGGCCGCGCTCAGCGAGGGCGAATCCGAGGACTGA
- a CDS encoding 4-hydroxy-3-methylbut-2-enyl diphosphate reductase, translating to MSERKRVLLAEPRGYCAGVDRAVETVERALDKHGAPVYVRKEIVHNRHVVETLSERGAIFVGETDEVPEGALVVFSAHGVSPEVHRSAAERSLKTIDATCPLVTKVHQEAKRFARDDYDILLIGHEGHEEVEGTAGEAPQHVQLVDGPDSVDDVTVRDESKIVWLSQTTLSVDETMETVNRLRQKFPLLNDPPSDDICYATQNRQVAVKAMAPRCDLVIVVGSKNSSNSVRLVEVALQAGASAAHLVDYARDIDLDWLEGVDTVGITSGASVPEVLVRGVVDLLAEHGFDSVESVTTANETVTFALPRELRPARTAR from the coding sequence ATGTCTGAACGCAAACGTGTCCTGCTGGCCGAACCGCGCGGCTATTGCGCCGGGGTGGACCGTGCCGTCGAGACCGTCGAGCGTGCGCTCGACAAGCATGGTGCACCGGTGTACGTGCGCAAGGAGATCGTGCACAACCGGCATGTGGTGGAGACCCTGAGTGAGCGCGGGGCGATCTTCGTCGGCGAGACCGACGAGGTGCCCGAGGGGGCGCTGGTGGTGTTCTCCGCGCACGGGGTGTCGCCGGAGGTCCATCGCAGTGCCGCCGAACGCAGCCTCAAGACGATCGACGCCACCTGTCCGTTGGTCACCAAGGTGCACCAGGAGGCCAAGCGGTTCGCGCGCGACGACTACGACATCCTGCTCATCGGGCACGAAGGCCATGAGGAGGTGGAGGGCACCGCAGGTGAGGCCCCCCAACATGTGCAGCTCGTCGACGGACCCGACAGCGTGGACGACGTGACGGTGCGCGACGAGTCGAAGATCGTGTGGTTGTCGCAGACCACGTTGTCGGTCGACGAGACGATGGAGACGGTCAACCGGCTGCGCCAGAAGTTCCCGCTGCTCAACGACCCGCCCAGCGACGACATCTGCTACGCGACGCAGAACCGTCAGGTCGCGGTGAAGGCGATGGCGCCGCGCTGCGACCTGGTCATCGTCGTCGGCTCGAAGAACTCGTCGAACTCGGTGCGGCTGGTCGAGGTGGCGCTGCAGGCCGGGGCGAGCGCCGCGCACCTCGTCGACTACGCCCGGGATATCGACCTCGACTGGCTCGAGGGCGTGGACACCGTGGGAATCACGTCGGGCGCCTCGGTGCCCGAGGTGTTGGTGCGCGGTGTGGTCGACCTGCTGGCCGAGCACGGTTTCGACAGTGTGGAGTCGGTGACGACCGCCAACGAGACGGTCACCTTCGCATTGCCGCGCGAGCTGCGGCCCGCACGGACCGCGCGGTAG
- the mycP gene encoding type VII secretion-associated serine protease mycosin — MRHRYTSIAGALASTAALTLTLSGAPAGAITPPTVDPSALVRSAPVAPPEPTEQRTLCAKPLATGAHDISKPTAAQKMMNLPEAWRFSRGKGQKVAVIDTGVTPHPRLGRVQGGGDYVSSGTGLVDCDAHGTLVAGIIAAKPSSRDAFAGVAPEASLISIRQSSGAYSAKDRRSADDADPTVGSGYGSVRTLASAVVRAVDLGATVINISEVACASAGTRLNDASLGAAVKYAYDRDVVVVVAAGNLSQNSGCQQQNAEPTPGGNGGWGSVSTVASPAWFTPYVLAVGSVDAGTGAPSGFSLHGPWVSVAAPGTDIVSLDSTRGSAKLVDAQQGQDGPVPVGGTSFATPYVAGTVALVRARYPELDAKEVMQRIVRTAHGPGTGHDTAIGYGVIDPVAALTNQIPQDMPNATESKEIAAPAPEAAPDHTARNVALIGSGLSAALIAAVLAIALPHRRVKRLDPDEF, encoded by the coding sequence ATTCGACACCGGTACACCTCGATCGCCGGAGCGTTGGCCTCCACCGCCGCCCTCACCCTCACCCTCTCGGGTGCCCCCGCGGGGGCGATCACCCCACCGACGGTCGATCCCTCGGCGCTGGTGCGTTCGGCACCGGTCGCCCCGCCGGAGCCGACCGAACAACGCACGCTGTGCGCCAAACCCCTGGCGACCGGCGCCCACGACATCTCCAAACCCACCGCAGCACAGAAGATGATGAACCTGCCGGAGGCGTGGCGGTTCAGTCGCGGCAAAGGCCAGAAGGTGGCGGTGATCGACACCGGCGTGACCCCGCATCCCCGGCTGGGGCGGGTACAGGGTGGTGGCGACTACGTGTCGTCGGGCACCGGTCTGGTCGACTGCGACGCCCACGGCACCCTGGTCGCCGGAATCATCGCGGCGAAGCCGAGCAGTCGCGACGCCTTCGCCGGTGTGGCCCCGGAGGCATCGCTCATCTCGATCCGACAGTCCAGTGGCGCCTACTCGGCCAAGGACCGCCGCAGCGCCGACGATGCGGACCCCACCGTCGGCTCCGGGTACGGGTCGGTGCGCACCCTGGCCAGCGCCGTGGTCCGCGCCGTCGACCTCGGCGCGACGGTGATCAACATCTCCGAGGTCGCCTGCGCCTCGGCAGGTACCCGGCTCAACGACGCATCCCTGGGTGCGGCGGTCAAGTATGCCTACGACCGCGACGTGGTGGTGGTCGTCGCGGCCGGCAACCTGTCCCAGAACTCCGGTTGCCAACAGCAGAATGCGGAACCGACACCGGGCGGCAACGGTGGGTGGGGATCGGTGTCCACGGTCGCCAGTCCGGCGTGGTTCACCCCGTACGTGCTGGCTGTCGGATCGGTGGACGCCGGCACCGGTGCCCCCAGTGGCTTCAGTCTGCACGGTCCGTGGGTGTCGGTGGCCGCCCCCGGCACCGACATCGTCAGTCTCGACAGCACGCGTGGCTCCGCGAAACTGGTGGACGCACAGCAAGGCCAGGACGGGCCGGTGCCGGTCGGTGGGACCAGCTTCGCCACTCCCTACGTCGCGGGCACCGTGGCGTTGGTGCGGGCCCGATACCCCGAACTCGACGCGAAGGAGGTCATGCAGCGCATCGTGCGCACCGCGCACGGCCCCGGGACCGGCCACGACACCGCGATCGGCTACGGGGTCATCGACCCGGTCGCGGCGTTGACGAATCAGATTCCGCAGGACATGCCGAACGCCACCGAGTCGAAGGAGATCGCCGCCCCGGCACCCGAGGCCGCACCGGATCACACCGCGCGCAACGTGGCGCTGATCGGCTCCGGGTTGTCGGCCGCACTCATCGCGGCGGTGCTGGCCATCGCCCTACCCCATCGCCGGGTGAAACGACTCGACCCCGACGAGTTCTGA
- the eccCa gene encoding type VII secretion protein EccCa has translation MVTTTEGFVRRPRITPPRMPGGELNLQPPPDVPRVVPGNMLLKLLPVVMVVAVVGMIALMFVTGGRNILTNPLFMMFPLMMLMSMFGMFAAGGRGGGKRAAELNEERKDYFRYLGQTRQQVLETVAAQRAAATWSHPDPTALLDVIGTRRMWERRPTDSDFARARIGLGTQRLATRLMPPETGPLEDIEPVSMVALRRFSRTYSSVHRLPTTVSLRGFPAVNIEGARQETRDLVRAMIVELCAFHGPDHLQVAIITGDPAGEAWDWAKWLPHVGHPTLRDGVGAMRMIYPTLADFENSMATDLLERGRFSRSAPPTPGRAHLVVVLDDGHVAGDERLINDAGMEGVTVLDLTAPPDGLAARRGLQLVVRNRKVCARSAAGVEEIADMDSLTIPEAETLARRMARYRLATAAALANLESEATSSDPGLPALIGIHDATRFDPAVGWRGRTGRDRLRVPIGITPDGVPVDLDIKESAHGGMGPHGLCIGATGSGKSEFLRTLVLAMLATHSPSELNFVLVDFKGGATFLGLESAPHVAAIITNLEQELSMVDRMKDALSGEMNRRQELLRSAGNFANVSEYERARASGVRLEPLPALFIVVDEFSELLAQKPDFAELFVAIGRLGRSLHIHLLLASQRLEEGKLRGLDSHLSYRIGLKTFSANESRSVLGVPDAYHLPSVPGSAYLKCDSAEPVRFNTSYVSGPYHPPPAADGVIDDGPVYTGPRGRMKVFTALPVPLDDGATSASVLDQAQALLDEEPPKESETPSYDDPAAASVPTLLDTLVGRMVGHGPPAHEVWLPPLEASPTVDQLVGRRDWSTPGGIGNLRLAVGHVDRPYDQRRDVQVLDLSGAAGNVAVVGGPQSGKSTAVRTIIMSAAVTHTPEQVQFYCLDFGGGALSTIAGLPHVGSVASRGDMDAVRRTVAEVAAIVRNRELLFSRLGIESMRDYRARRQEWFAGGGTDGPLAADRHGDVFLVIDGIGVLRNELDFLEEQVTAIVQQGLSYGVHVIVTAARWAEVRPAIKDLMGSRVELKLGDAMDSEMGRRAAALVPHNRPGRGLTPDELHMLIALPRLDGVSVAESLPAGVQSAVDKLAAAYRGREAMAVRKLGAEIAQRDVDALVAGAGIGLTPNQVAVGVGELELAPVVLDFTAQPHFMVFADVEHGKTTLLRNIVGGLVRNATPDEVKIVFVDYRRTMLGIIDSDHLGGYASSATKAGPMMTQLAEILTARLPPEDVTPQQLRDRSYYTGADVYLVIDDYDMVATASGNPLFPIVELAAHARDIGFHIILARRSGGVGRAMFDPLIGRLKDLSCDMLLMSGDRDEGYITGRVRMQQLIPGRGELISRTRPQEMIQVGYVEPQE, from the coding sequence GTGGTGACGACTACGGAGGGGTTCGTCCGCCGCCCGCGGATCACCCCGCCGCGGATGCCCGGTGGCGAGCTCAACCTGCAACCGCCGCCGGATGTGCCACGGGTGGTGCCGGGCAACATGCTGCTCAAGCTGCTGCCGGTGGTCATGGTGGTCGCGGTCGTCGGGATGATCGCGCTGATGTTCGTCACCGGCGGGCGCAACATCCTGACCAACCCGCTGTTCATGATGTTCCCGCTGATGATGCTGATGTCGATGTTCGGCATGTTCGCCGCCGGCGGGCGCGGTGGCGGCAAACGGGCCGCCGAGCTGAACGAGGAGCGCAAGGACTACTTCCGCTACCTCGGTCAGACCCGGCAGCAGGTGCTCGAGACGGTGGCCGCCCAACGGGCCGCGGCGACCTGGAGTCACCCCGACCCGACCGCACTGCTCGACGTGATCGGCACCCGGCGGATGTGGGAACGACGCCCCACCGACAGCGACTTCGCACGCGCCCGGATCGGCCTCGGCACGCAGCGGCTCGCCACCCGGTTGATGCCGCCGGAGACCGGCCCGCTCGAGGACATCGAACCGGTGTCGATGGTGGCGCTGCGGCGTTTCTCGCGGACCTACTCGTCGGTGCATCGACTGCCGACGACCGTGTCGCTGCGCGGATTCCCGGCCGTCAACATCGAGGGCGCGCGACAGGAGACGCGGGACCTCGTGCGCGCGATGATCGTGGAGCTGTGCGCATTCCACGGTCCCGATCACCTGCAGGTCGCGATCATCACCGGTGACCCGGCCGGCGAGGCCTGGGACTGGGCGAAATGGCTGCCCCACGTGGGTCATCCCACTCTCCGCGACGGGGTGGGTGCGATGCGGATGATCTATCCGACGCTCGCCGACTTCGAGAACTCGATGGCCACCGACCTGCTCGAACGCGGCCGGTTCAGCCGTTCGGCACCCCCGACCCCCGGACGCGCACATCTCGTGGTGGTGCTCGACGACGGCCACGTCGCCGGCGACGAGCGATTGATCAACGACGCCGGGATGGAGGGCGTCACCGTGCTCGATCTCACCGCACCACCGGACGGGCTGGCCGCCCGACGGGGGCTGCAGTTGGTGGTCCGCAACCGGAAGGTCTGCGCGCGCAGTGCAGCCGGCGTCGAGGAGATCGCCGACATGGACTCGCTGACCATCCCCGAGGCCGAGACCCTGGCGCGTCGGATGGCGCGGTACCGGCTGGCGACGGCCGCGGCATTGGCCAACCTGGAGAGCGAGGCCACCTCGAGCGATCCCGGGTTGCCCGCACTGATCGGCATCCACGACGCCACCCGCTTCGATCCGGCCGTCGGCTGGCGGGGCCGGACCGGCCGTGACCGGCTGCGGGTGCCGATCGGCATCACGCCCGACGGCGTGCCGGTGGATCTCGACATCAAGGAGAGCGCGCACGGCGGCATGGGCCCGCACGGACTCTGTATCGGTGCCACCGGCTCCGGCAAATCCGAGTTCCTGCGCACCCTGGTGTTGGCGATGCTGGCCACCCACTCGCCATCCGAGTTGAACTTCGTGCTCGTCGACTTCAAGGGCGGCGCAACGTTCCTGGGTCTCGAGTCGGCACCGCACGTCGCGGCCATCATCACCAACCTCGAACAGGAACTGTCGATGGTGGACCGCATGAAGGACGCGCTGTCGGGGGAGATGAACCGGCGCCAGGAACTGCTGCGGTCGGCGGGCAATTTCGCCAACGTGAGTGAGTACGAGCGTGCCCGCGCGTCGGGGGTGCGGCTCGAACCGCTGCCCGCATTGTTCATCGTCGTCGACGAGTTCTCCGAACTGCTCGCACAGAAGCCGGATTTCGCCGAACTCTTCGTCGCCATCGGCCGGTTGGGGCGGTCGCTGCACATCCACCTGCTGCTCGCCTCGCAGCGTCTCGAGGAGGGCAAGCTGCGCGGCCTGGACAGTCACCTGTCGTACCGCATCGGACTGAAGACCTTCTCCGCCAACGAATCCCGTTCTGTGCTGGGTGTTCCGGACGCCTATCACCTGCCGAGTGTGCCGGGATCGGCCTATCTCAAATGCGATTCGGCCGAGCCGGTGCGGTTCAACACGTCGTATGTCTCCGGTCCCTACCATCCGCCGCCGGCCGCCGACGGCGTCATCGACGACGGACCGGTGTACACCGGTCCGCGGGGTCGGATGAAGGTCTTCACCGCGCTACCGGTTCCGCTCGACGACGGCGCCACCAGCGCCTCGGTCCTGGATCAGGCGCAGGCGCTGCTGGACGAGGAACCGCCGAAGGAATCCGAGACCCCGTCCTACGATGACCCGGCGGCCGCTTCCGTGCCGACCCTGCTGGACACGCTGGTCGGTCGGATGGTCGGGCACGGTCCGCCGGCCCACGAGGTGTGGCTCCCGCCGCTCGAGGCGTCGCCGACGGTCGATCAGCTCGTCGGGCGTCGGGACTGGTCGACACCGGGGGGAATCGGCAACCTGCGGCTCGCGGTGGGCCACGTCGACCGGCCCTACGATCAGCGCCGCGATGTGCAGGTCCTCGATCTGTCCGGTGCGGCGGGCAACGTCGCGGTGGTCGGCGGACCGCAGTCGGGCAAGTCGACCGCGGTGCGCACCATCATCATGTCCGCCGCCGTCACCCACACCCCCGAGCAGGTGCAGTTCTACTGTCTGGACTTCGGCGGCGGCGCCCTGTCGACCATCGCGGGTCTGCCGCACGTGGGTTCGGTGGCCTCGCGCGGTGACATGGATGCGGTGCGCCGCACGGTCGCCGAGGTCGCGGCCATCGTCCGCAACCGGGAGTTGCTGTTCTCCCGGCTCGGGATCGAGTCGATGCGCGACTATCGCGCACGCCGCCAGGAGTGGTTCGCCGGGGGAGGCACGGATGGTCCGCTGGCCGCCGACCGCCACGGTGATGTGTTTCTGGTCATCGACGGTATCGGCGTGCTGCGCAATGAGCTCGACTTCCTGGAGGAGCAGGTCACCGCGATCGTGCAGCAGGGCCTGTCCTACGGTGTGCACGTCATCGTGACTGCGGCCCGATGGGCCGAGGTGCGCCCGGCGATCAAGGATCTGATGGGCAGCCGCGTCGAGCTCAAACTCGGCGATGCGATGGATTCGGAGATGGGCCGTCGCGCCGCTGCGCTCGTGCCGCACAACCGGCCCGGGCGCGGTCTGACGCCCGACGAGCTGCACATGTTGATCGCGTTGCCGCGGCTCGACGGGGTGAGCGTCGCCGAGTCGTTGCCCGCGGGTGTGCAGAGCGCGGTCGACAAGCTCGCCGCGGCCTACCGCGGTCGGGAGGCGATGGCCGTGCGCAAGCTCGGTGCCGAGATCGCGCAACGCGACGTCGACGCACTGGTGGCGGGCGCAGGTATCGGACTGACCCCCAATCAGGTCGCGGTGGGCGTGGGTGAACTGGAGCTGGCGCCGGTGGTCCTGGATTTCACCGCGCAACCGCACTTCATGGTGTTCGCGGACGTGGAGCACGGCAAGACGACCTTGCTGCGCAACATCGTCGGCGGGCTGGTGCGCAACGCGACCCCGGACGAGGTCAAGATCGTGTTCGTCGACTACCGCCGCACCATGCTCGGCATCATCGACAGCGACCACCTCGGCGGTTACGCGAGTTCGGCCACCAAGGCCGGTCCGATGATGACCCAGCTGGCGGAGATCCTGACCGCGCGGCTCCCACCCGAGGACGTCACACCGCAACAGTTGCGGGACCGCTCGTACTACACGGGAGCCGACGTCTACCTCGTCATCGACGACTACGACATGGTCGCCACGGCGTCGGGCAACCCGCTGTTCCCGATCGTCGAGCTCGCCGCGCACGCGCGCGACATCGGCTTCCACATCATCCTCGCGCGGCGCTCCGGTGGCGTGGGACGGGCGATGTTCGATCCACTGATCGGACGGCTGAAGGATCTGTCCTGCGACATGCTGCTCATGAGCGGCGATCGAGACGAGGGCTACATCACCGGCCGGGTGCGGATGCAGCAGCTCATCCCCGGACGTGGCGAACTCATCTCCCGCACTCGCCCACAGGAGATGATCCAGGTCGGCTACGTCGAACCCCAGGAGTGA
- the eccD gene encoding type VII secretion integral membrane protein EccD: MSTLDAHTRMSHAPSFGPTGGGRSDSGIEPELVRVSILGGNTQLDVALPAAMPIAGLIPDLIAQIESRNPARRDPDDPDGGDDRPHDRQQRWTLALVGQEPIAPNRSLSESGVRDGDLLVLRSTRTGEAPALFDDVVDAVARLNESRFASWSATSARVAGYAVAVLAAIAAAVALGAYRSTSGAVWVAALGALGAIGLITAGTIVARYYRDELSATVLVASATPLVFVTGMLVTPGGFGAAHLTLGCALTLVATVISYRLTAVGAAVHSAITTAALLAGGGCTAALLLDAEISDVAAVVAAVGLLLVALAPRATIVLAKLPLPPVPTAGAPIDVEDVEPKPAIEGIGAIGAMALPKADALERRSFVANAYLTGIVAGTSLITAVSAFLAAAPLAGFAPKSAAYAAIVAVVLCLRGRSHSDLGQAAFLIGAGSLSLLGLATGLAFGAGNWPIIAFVIAMVIAVAALVLGVVAPTQEFSPVMRRTAEIVEYLLVAVIVPLLLWILDLYRIVREI; encoded by the coding sequence ATGTCGACTCTGGATGCGCACACGAGGATGTCGCACGCGCCGAGCTTCGGGCCGACCGGAGGCGGACGCAGCGATTCAGGTATCGAACCGGAGCTGGTCCGGGTGTCGATCCTCGGCGGCAACACCCAGCTGGATGTGGCTTTACCTGCGGCGATGCCGATCGCGGGACTCATCCCCGACCTCATTGCGCAGATCGAGTCGCGCAATCCGGCGCGGCGGGACCCCGACGATCCCGACGGCGGTGACGACCGTCCCCATGACCGTCAGCAGCGGTGGACCCTGGCATTGGTCGGTCAGGAACCGATCGCCCCGAACCGCTCGCTCTCGGAGTCCGGTGTGCGCGACGGTGACCTGCTGGTTCTTCGTTCCACCCGGACCGGCGAGGCCCCCGCGCTGTTCGACGACGTCGTCGACGCTGTCGCTCGTTTGAATGAATCTCGTTTCGCCAGTTGGTCGGCGACCTCTGCCCGGGTCGCGGGCTATGCGGTCGCCGTGCTCGCCGCGATCGCGGCTGCCGTCGCACTCGGTGCCTACCGATCCACCAGTGGCGCGGTGTGGGTGGCGGCTCTCGGTGCGCTGGGCGCGATCGGACTGATCACCGCGGGCACCATCGTCGCGCGGTACTACCGTGACGAGCTCAGCGCCACGGTGCTCGTCGCATCGGCCACTCCCCTCGTCTTCGTCACCGGCATGCTGGTGACGCCGGGCGGCTTCGGTGCCGCGCATCTGACGCTCGGCTGCGCGCTGACGTTGGTCGCGACGGTCATCTCCTATCGACTCACCGCGGTCGGCGCCGCCGTGCACAGCGCGATCACCACCGCAGCGCTGCTGGCCGGCGGCGGATGCACCGCCGCGCTGCTCCTCGACGCCGAGATCAGTGACGTCGCCGCCGTGGTCGCCGCCGTCGGGCTGCTCCTGGTGGCCTTGGCGCCGCGCGCGACCATCGTGTTGGCCAAGCTGCCGCTGCCTCCGGTGCCGACCGCGGGCGCGCCGATCGACGTCGAGGATGTCGAACCGAAACCGGCGATCGAAGGTATCGGCGCGATCGGTGCCATGGCGTTGCCCAAGGCCGACGCACTGGAGCGGCGGTCGTTCGTGGCCAATGCCTACCTCACCGGCATCGTGGCCGGGACATCGCTCATCACCGCGGTGTCGGCGTTCCTCGCCGCCGCCCCGCTGGCCGGATTCGCCCCGAAATCGGCGGCCTATGCCGCCATCGTCGCCGTGGTCCTGTGCCTCCGCGGCCGCTCGCACAGCGATCTGGGCCAGGCCGCCTTCCTGATCGGCGCCGGATCACTCTCGCTGCTCGGACTGGCCACCGGCCTGGCGTTCGGCGCGGGCAACTGGCCGATCATCGCGTTCGTCATCGCGATGGTCATCGCGGTCGCGGCGTTGGTACTCGGTGTGGTGGCACCGACCCAGGAGTTCTCGCCGGTCATGCGACGGACCGCCGAGATCGTCGAGTACCTGCTCGTCGCGGTCATCGTGCCGCTGCTGCTGTGGATTCTCGATCTGTACCGGATCGTCCGGGAGATCTGA
- the xseA gene encoding exodeoxyribonuclease VII large subunit, whose product MTDPNSADNPWPVRTVNTKIADWIHRLGQIWVEGQVTQINRRPGTRVAFLTLRDPAADISISVTCSPDLLYRTEVPLTEGSRVVMLGRPTYFTGRGTVSLRVTDIRPVGIGELLLRIERLRQLLAAEGLFDTRLKRPLPFLPRSIGLISGRASAAQRDVMSVAAQRWAAARFVVRDAPVQGPTAVPRILSHLGDLDAEPDVEVIIIARGGGSVEDLLPFSDEALLRAVAACRTPVISAIGHEPDTPLLDLVADLRAATPTDAAKRVVPDVAAELGGIDELRRRSAHALRNWVRREEHVVDGLRARPVLARPLTMLDAHAEGIDRMRRDIRRDIRRQVDAEDRRRDHLSARLATLGPAQTLARGYAVVQRTDVAPAHVVGTAAQMPAGAQLRIRVADGSAMAEVTTADAPAAEPTNATKG is encoded by the coding sequence GTGACCGACCCGAATTCGGCCGATAACCCGTGGCCGGTCCGCACCGTCAACACCAAGATCGCCGACTGGATTCACCGACTCGGGCAGATCTGGGTGGAGGGCCAGGTCACCCAGATCAACCGTCGTCCTGGCACCCGGGTCGCCTTCCTGACGCTGCGCGACCCTGCCGCAGACATCTCGATCTCGGTGACCTGCAGCCCAGATCTCCTGTACCGCACCGAGGTTCCCCTCACCGAGGGCAGTCGGGTCGTCATGCTGGGTCGGCCGACGTACTTCACGGGGCGCGGCACGGTCTCGTTGCGCGTCACCGACATCCGCCCGGTGGGCATCGGTGAACTGCTGCTGAGGATCGAACGCCTGCGCCAGTTGCTGGCGGCCGAGGGGTTGTTCGACACGCGCCTCAAACGCCCACTGCCGTTCCTGCCGCGGTCGATCGGTCTGATCAGCGGGCGTGCCAGCGCCGCTCAGCGAGATGTGATGAGCGTGGCCGCGCAGCGGTGGGCTGCGGCGCGTTTCGTGGTCCGCGACGCCCCCGTACAGGGACCGACGGCGGTGCCCCGCATCCTGTCGCATCTCGGCGACCTCGACGCCGAACCGGACGTGGAGGTCATCATCATCGCCCGCGGCGGCGGCAGCGTCGAAGATCTGCTGCCCTTTTCCGACGAGGCGCTGTTGCGGGCGGTGGCCGCCTGCCGGACACCGGTGATCAGCGCCATCGGCCACGAACCGGACACCCCGCTGCTCGACCTCGTGGCCGACCTGCGGGCGGCGACGCCAACCGATGCGGCCAAGCGAGTGGTGCCCGATGTCGCCGCCGAACTCGGCGGCATCGACGAACTGCGCCGCCGCAGCGCGCATGCGCTGCGCAACTGGGTGCGCCGCGAAGAACATGTGGTGGACGGGTTGCGCGCTCGTCCGGTCCTCGCCCGCCCGCTGACGATGCTCGACGCGCATGCCGAGGGCATCGATCGGATGCGCCGTGACATCCGCCGCGACATCCGCCGCCAGGTGGACGCCGAGGACCGCCGCCGTGACCATCTGTCGGCGCGGCTGGCAACCCTGGGTCCGGCGCAGACGCTGGCCCGCGGGTATGCGGTGGTGCAGCGCACCGACGTGGCCCCTGCGCATGTGGTGGGAACCGCCGCGCAGATGCCGGCCGGTGCGCAGCTACGTATCCGCGTCGCCGACGGGTCCGCCATGGCCGAGGTGACCACCGCGGATGCACCGGCGGCGGAACCGACGAACGCGACGAAGGGATGA